AAGCTTGTTAATACTTGAAAGGTGTTCAGTTCCCAAGGGGTTGATTGAGGCATGGGAGTAATAGCCTGGAGATCCTTAGGTTCTAATCCTAGCTATAACACTTGGTGTGAGTCCATCGGTTCCAACCTTGGTGGGCAGGATTACCTTTTCACCATAGACTAGAAATGAAATATTGCTAGTAATATAAACAAAATAGTTTCCCTTTCCACCATCAGGCATATATAAATACAAAGGGTGtgacctagtggtcaatgaagtggatcgagaaccatgaggtctcaggttcaaatcttACCTGTCCAAGCTTTGGCGGACAAAGTTACCCTATAactgtgctggtgggaggtagcaggtaccctGTGAACTTAGTCGAGGTGAGCACAATTCGGCCCATGACACCAAGGTTATTAAAAAAATCGAAATATACTGGTTATTCTGCTATCATATACTTGGAGAGTACTGGTTTTCCTTATTTAAAATCGTATACTAATGTTAACTGATTTTTTCACATGCTTACGTCTTGAATAAGATTTCAAAACTATGTTGATCCTTTTTAAAAGCCTCACAGTTTTCTGACCTAGCCTTTTGTTTGTTTTGATAACTGATTAGCTCAGTTTGTCTGACCTAGACTTTTGTTTGTTTTGATGACTTGATTAGCAAAGTTTGAGGTGTGATTTTCTTATTCTAATTCTTTCTATTATCAGATATGTTGATCCCTATTTGCAAAAGTCTTGCATGCTCTCATCTTGTGTAGTGCCCATTTAAGCTCATCAGTTGCTGTCTTCAGTAGTTCTTTAACTTTAGTTGAAATTTAGATTCTTGTTTGTCAACTAGCTTCTTTTTGTCAAAATGCTGCTCTGGCTTATATTGTATATAGCTCCGCTTTCTGTTATTATCCTTTTTCAGCCTGTGCTGATAAATGTAAGATTTGGTGTATATTTTACACAGGTTTATGAAGATGGCGAGTGGTCATTCGGATTCTGTGAGCAAGGTACTGGAGTTTTTAGCTGTCCTGCTGGGAAAAATCCAATGTATACATACCGTGAATGCATTGTACTTGGAAACACAAACCACTCTAAGTCCGAAGTGAACCAGATTCTGAGAGAGCTTAGTAGAGAGTGGCCTGGGCAGTCATATGATCTATTGGCAAAGAATTGCAATCACTTTTGTGATGAATTTTGTGAAAGACTTGGTGTTGAAAAGCTTCCTGGTAATCTTTTTCTCTCTCCCTCTGTTCTCCTCTTGCTTGTTGATCTCTGTTTGTGGTTTAACCATTTTCATCTACAAACTCTTAGTGGTGAACTTGAATGTGGTGCAATTGTATTGCCACAATTTTTGGTGTCCGAAGAAATGCTCAAATTATAATATATTtgctatctcatgattttcaatTGGGTGATGTCTGTTGACCGGTGAGATGTTTTACTGTGGAGACAGTTCTTGGCTGCCAGTTCTCCTCATATTTATCAATGCTCATGGAAACTTTCATCGACCTTAGAAGTTGACATTTCTTATGAATGTTATTTCTTTCTTTCCACGTTTAGTTCgtcttatttttctttgataagaTAATTCCAAGTTTCCTAGTTTTGATTTCTGTTTTGTTTTTTGTAATTTTCTAATTGGTCCAATGTCTTATAAGTTTAACTAATCAAATTCAATAGTTTCCTTTCTATCTCGGAGTATCCATTCACTCGAAACTCTTTGCAATCATTGATTAATAAACATTCAAGCCTAGAAACAAGGTGCACAAACATGATGGAAACACTGCCAAAGTCCCGCCTTAGATTTGCCAAGAATATGATCCATGGTTATAGATAGAACTTAGAAGggtaaaggtgcaaatatacccctcaactttgcgatttagagcagatatacccctcattaaaaaagtggtgtatatatacccctgccgttacaaaatggtgcaaatatacctctgTTGTTACTTCAAATATACCTTTTTCGCTGATggaatttttttctaaaaaatcatttagcttattttttaactaaaaaaaatgccacgtggctttaaaaaagtCTACCTAATTTGTTTTTTTGAGTAGACATTTATCTAacgccacatggtaatttttttactggtgtgtcgggtctggttcgtttaaaaaaatatccccatgactttagaaaaataagtctaccccTTTTTTTAAACGAATCAGACACAACCCACtaggaaaaaaaattaccatgtgactttagaaaaatatgtgtgcaaaaaaaaaaaaaaggggtagactttaaaaaaaaaccatgtggcatttttttaattaaaaaataagttaaacgATTTTTACAAAAAATTCCGTCAGCAAatagggtatatttgcaccattttgtaacggcaggggtatatatccaccacttttttaacgaggggtatatctgctctaaattgcaaagttgaggggtatatttgcacctcaGAAAGTTTAATTTTGTAGTGGAACCCCTAATCTGGGGCACACAAACACCTAGTATATTTTGATTATCTCTTGCACTGTTAAGTAAGCAAATACTTCATTATTGTTAATTGCCAAGCACTAAGATTGTGCTAGGCATTATAACAGCTATTTTGTAGATTACTATGTGTCAATATTGTGTGAGCTACTATGTATTTAATCATTTTTCCTGCATCTTAGACATCAGCAAATTACACCATAATGCTAGATTGCATAAACTTCTATGTTTTAAAACATGTATTGATGATGCCTTCCCTTCAAAACATCTCTTGTTCCTCTCCCTTCCAAATAGTCCAAAAAACACATGCCTGAATGGTTCTCCAGGTTTTCTTGAACTCTTTTTTCCATCATTGTAGTGCTTAAGCTCATGATATCGTGGGTTCGAACCTGTTGCAAACAAAAACCTAGTATTTAAGCGGAGAAGGGTAGAGGGGCTGACCCACTATCCACCGAGTTTCGAACTGTGCACCACTGGCCCTTGTGAATTTCTCAACAGTTACCAATTTTATAAAAAAGTATTGTTTAATCACATGATTCTTGCTAAAGTTAAATGAGTGTTGAATGGTAGGTTCTTTTGCGATTGCTATACTATTAGAATATACCACTGCCAGAAACAGATTTCCACCAAAATAGAAGTATGAAACGAAACCGTCCATTGATACTTGAGTGCTAATCTTGCTGATTGAAGCAACATCTTTAATCATGATTTTAACTACACATGTTTCTTATGGGATCTTTGCAATATCAGTTGATTCCTGGAGTTTATTGGTGTTAGATGTTCAGTGCCATATGATTGGTAATTGTGACGATTGTACTTTTGATTGTTAAACTGCTCACTGGTGCTAGTGAAATGCTGATTCAAGCAACTtctttaacaaacatttataGTTGTGTGCAGCATAATTTTCTGAATCTTCTATCTTCTGTCGGTAACTCGCATCATAGGCCATATTCTTATAGCTTCAGCATGTTACAGGTTGGGTTAACAGGTTTGCTCATGCTGGTGATGCTGCTGTTGAGATAGCAGGAACAACTGCCTTTAGGGTGAGATTCTTCTACTTTTGGAAGTGCATTTCGTTATTTCTAATGTAATGTGTAGTTACTACTCTCCTAGTTCCCAACGCCTCCTGCCTGCTGGCCTGGTGAATTGAAGTTTATCTTCTGTTTCTACTTCTCTATATGTGCACCAATTGTTTGACCTTTTCCCTGAAGGGAACATTTCTCTCAAATGGTTAATTTTATGTAAAGATTATTCTACTTGTACGACTATAATCTTGATTGGACATTTTTCAACTCGTTTTCCACATTCAACTATTACTATCTTTATCCAAAGCAAGTACAATAGTAatcatattaattttttttatttttccttttgccTGTATGTAGCTCAGTCAAAGTCTTTAAAAACATGAATTAAGCAGCTTATTAGAGATTATTGATTTCATAACTTTGTTTAGTTAAGAAGTACCTTGACAAATTTTGTTTGGTAGTTAACTTGGGTATATCTTGCTAGTTTAGCACATTTTTTGCTTCAACTTGACTTCTTTATCACTTTGTAGCTGAGGCAAGCTAAAACAGAGATCGTTACAGCTAGTAAAGTGGCATATAGGTTCTTCGCAGGAGTTGCTTCCAACAATTCAGTTGCCCCCGACTCTCCTGGTAACTCTGATCGAGGAACTCCTAGGTTTCAAGCTAATTGGTTTAAAAACTTTATCACCACTGGTGCCAAACCATCCAGTTCAGATTTAGAGAATCACAGTGAAGAGATGCTAGGACAGCAGCAGCAGCACAGCACAGAGATC
The nucleotide sequence above comes from Lycium barbarum isolate Lr01 chromosome 3, ASM1917538v2, whole genome shotgun sequence. Encoded proteins:
- the LOC132631961 gene encoding uncharacterized protein LOC132631961, with product MKEVVVHIYDVTNSGSDKTNNTIVQINKFFKDGIGLGGIFHSAVQVYEDGEWSFGFCEQGTGVFSCPAGKNPMYTYRECIVLGNTNHSKSEVNQILRELSREWPGQSYDLLAKNCNHFCDEFCERLGVEKLPGWVNRFAHAGDAAVEIAGTTAFRLRQAKTEIVTASKVAYRFFAGVASNNSVAPDSPGNSDRGTPRFQANWFKNFITTGAKPSSSDLENHSEEMLGQQQQHSTEIPLRQNLRQDS